In the genome of Desulfuromonas sp. DDH964, one region contains:
- a CDS encoding (Fe-S)-binding protein, with translation MSSQQMIFIPLFLTALVAFAYSCYQRFAILAIAQPEDRSSQPGKRFQAMLRYAIGQRRVVKRPFGINHLLIFWSFLILLLANGEFLLAGIFPAVRLSLLPAGLYHPLVLSFELVSLLTLVCVALAAARRLFFAPAYLSSSYASARSGEAFVILAFIAALMLAFFYLHAAEIASGQEAAAAWMPVSGALAATLGGLSPAGLETVATVAWWTHALVLLLFMNLLPRSKHMHILTAIPNCFFGALEKPNTQPREVFTPDGVFGVGSVERFTWKDILDGYTCTECGRCQDVCPARATEKPLNPRQVVHDIKVNFLHNATLLQSGAKPRLPLIGDGGEGSTSEAALWSCTTCGACLQACPVLIEQMPKIVKMRRHLVEQEAKFPEELLNLFENMEQRSNPWGIAPSERTKWSTQLGDRSFVPGETEYLFFVGCAGAFDTRNKHVTVALATLLDQAGVSWGILGKDELCCGDSLRRLGNEYVFEQMALKNVELLKERGMKKIITQCPHCFSTLKNDYRQYGLELEVLHHSQLLADLVACGRLPAGKGRSQGKLLFHDSCYLGRHNDEYAAPRAVVAAASGNAPEEFSRQGENSFCCGAGGGRMWMEEHLGTRINLDRVREALDQQPETICVACPYCMTMFEDGLKDEGAETVKVRDIAEVLAEAIAPG, from the coding sequence ATGTCTTCCCAGCAAATGATCTTTATCCCGCTGTTTTTGACGGCCCTGGTCGCTTTTGCCTATAGCTGTTACCAGCGTTTTGCCATCCTCGCCATTGCCCAGCCCGAGGATCGTAGCTCCCAGCCGGGAAAGCGTTTCCAGGCAATGCTGCGTTATGCAATCGGTCAGCGGCGCGTGGTCAAACGCCCCTTCGGCATTAACCACCTGCTGATCTTCTGGTCGTTTCTGATCCTGCTGCTGGCCAACGGCGAATTTCTCCTCGCCGGAATTTTCCCGGCCGTGCGCCTTTCCCTGCTTCCCGCCGGCCTCTACCACCCGCTGGTGCTCAGCTTCGAACTGGTCTCGCTGCTGACCCTGGTCTGCGTGGCGCTGGCTGCTGCCCGCCGCCTCTTCTTCGCGCCGGCCTACCTCAGCAGCAGTTACGCCAGTGCCCGCAGCGGGGAAGCCTTTGTCATCCTCGCCTTTATCGCGGCCCTGATGCTGGCCTTCTTTTACCTGCATGCGGCAGAAATCGCCTCAGGTCAGGAGGCGGCCGCGGCCTGGATGCCGGTTTCCGGTGCCCTTGCCGCCACCCTTGGTGGCCTGTCGCCAGCGGGACTCGAAACGGTAGCGACGGTCGCCTGGTGGACGCATGCCCTGGTACTGCTCCTCTTCATGAACCTGCTGCCGCGCAGCAAGCACATGCATATCCTTACCGCTATCCCCAACTGCTTCTTCGGTGCCCTGGAGAAGCCCAATACCCAGCCCCGGGAAGTATTCACGCCGGATGGAGTTTTTGGGGTCGGCAGTGTCGAGCGCTTTACCTGGAAAGACATTCTCGATGGCTATACCTGCACCGAGTGTGGGCGCTGCCAGGATGTCTGTCCCGCCCGGGCCACCGAAAAACCCCTCAACCCGCGCCAGGTGGTCCACGACATAAAGGTCAATTTCCTGCACAATGCCACCCTGTTGCAGAGCGGGGCGAAGCCGCGCCTGCCTCTGATCGGCGATGGGGGGGAAGGGTCGACCAGTGAAGCGGCCCTCTGGTCCTGCACTACCTGCGGCGCCTGCCTGCAGGCGTGCCCGGTCCTTATCGAGCAGATGCCGAAGATCGTCAAGATGCGTCGCCACCTGGTCGAGCAGGAGGCAAAGTTTCCCGAGGAGCTTCTCAACCTCTTCGAGAACATGGAGCAGCGCAGCAACCCCTGGGGGATCGCCCCGAGCGAGCGCACCAAGTGGAGTACCCAGCTCGGCGACCGTTCTTTTGTCCCGGGGGAGACCGAATACCTCTTCTTCGTTGGCTGTGCCGGCGCTTTTGACACCCGCAACAAGCATGTCACCGTAGCCCTCGCCACCCTTCTTGACCAGGCGGGTGTTTCCTGGGGGATTCTCGGCAAGGATGAGCTCTGCTGCGGGGACAGTCTTCGTCGGCTCGGCAACGAGTATGTCTTCGAGCAGATGGCATTGAAAAATGTCGAGCTGCTCAAGGAACGCGGGATGAAAAAGATCATCACCCAGTGTCCGCACTGCTTTTCCACCCTTAAAAACGACTATCGCCAGTACGGGCTGGAACTGGAGGTGCTTCACCACAGCCAGCTTTTGGCCGACCTGGTCGCTTGCGGCCGGTTGCCGGCCGGAAAAGGGCGGTCGCAGGGGAAGCTGCTGTTCCACGATTCCTGCTACCTCGGCCGTCACAATGATGAATATGCGGCGCCGCGCGCCGTGGTCGCGGCGGCTTCCGGCAATGCTCCGGAAGAATTTTCCCGCCAGGGGGAAAACTCCTTCTGTTGCGGCGCCGGCGGTGGGCGGATGTGGATGGAGGAGCATCTCGGCACCCGGATCAACCTCGACCGGGTCCGTGAGGCTCTCGACCAGCAGCCCGAAACCATCTGCGTTGCCTGTCCCTACTGCATGACGATGTTTGAGGATGGCCTCAAGGATGAGGGTGCCGAGACGGTCAAGGTGCGGGATATTGCCGAGGTCCTGGCAGAGGCGATAGCCCCCGGGTAA
- a CDS encoding electron transfer flavoprotein subunit alpha — protein sequence MTEVKKIKKPRGKARLLDNSCIACGERCLSSCPVDAITMNEAGEPIIDYAKCIGCVKCVKVCPAQAIEMFFTPEEQAILDEIARQQGDSQEVPEEELDPEALRIRDLLATYRGVWVFIEQTDGEPAKVSWELLFTGKALADALQVELCAVVIGDQVEHLCAEAFAYGADRAYLLDATVYRHYRTEAYTRALCHLIDRHRPEVILMGATGVGRDLAGAVATVVKTGLTADCTGLAIDDKRNLMQTRPAFGGNIMATIMCDKYRPQMATVRPHVMQMPEYVAGRGGTIVRDSFAPPEEEILVKVLEVIEDGAGHGKVDIAGANIIVSGGRGLMGKENFAMLQELADELGGVVGASRSAVDAGWMPGDRQVGQTGKTVRPTVYVACGISGAIQHMVGMQDSDVIIAINRDPEAPIFQIAHYGIVGDIFQIVPAITARIRELRQSARRQSA from the coding sequence ATGACCGAAGTGAAAAAAATCAAAAAGCCGCGCGGCAAGGCACGCCTGCTCGACAACAGCTGTATCGCCTGCGGTGAACGCTGCCTCAGTTCCTGCCCGGTCGATGCCATCACCATGAACGAGGCGGGTGAACCGATCATTGATTACGCCAAATGCATCGGCTGCGTCAAGTGTGTCAAGGTCTGCCCGGCCCAGGCGATCGAGATGTTTTTCACTCCCGAAGAGCAGGCGATTCTGGACGAAATTGCCCGCCAGCAAGGGGATAGTCAAGAAGTGCCGGAGGAGGAACTCGATCCGGAAGCGCTGCGCATCCGGGACCTGCTTGCCACCTATCGCGGGGTCTGGGTCTTCATCGAGCAGACCGATGGCGAGCCGGCCAAGGTCTCCTGGGAGCTTCTCTTCACCGGCAAGGCGCTGGCCGATGCCCTGCAGGTCGAACTCTGTGCCGTGGTTATCGGAGATCAGGTGGAGCACCTCTGCGCCGAGGCCTTTGCCTATGGCGCCGACAGGGCTTACCTCCTCGATGCAACCGTCTATCGACATTATCGCACCGAAGCCTACACCCGGGCGCTCTGCCATCTGATCGACCGTCACCGGCCCGAAGTGATCCTGATGGGGGCGACTGGCGTCGGCCGGGATCTGGCCGGAGCGGTGGCGACGGTCGTCAAGACCGGACTCACCGCCGACTGTACCGGCCTGGCCATTGATGACAAGCGCAACCTGATGCAGACCCGTCCGGCCTTTGGCGGCAATATCATGGCGACCATCATGTGCGACAAGTACCGGCCGCAGATGGCGACGGTCCGGCCGCACGTGATGCAGATGCCGGAATACGTCGCCGGCCGCGGCGGCACGATTGTTCGCGATTCCTTTGCTCCTCCGGAGGAGGAGATTCTGGTCAAGGTCCTTGAGGTGATCGAGGATGGCGCCGGGCACGGCAAGGTCGATATCGCCGGCGCCAACATCATCGTCTCCGGCGGCCGCGGCCTGATGGGAAAGGAAAATTTCGCCATGCTGCAGGAACTGGCCGACGAACTCGGCGGTGTGGTCGGCGCCTCGCGCAGCGCCGTCGATGCCGGCTGGATGCCGGGGGACCGCCAGGTCGGCCAGACCGGCAAGACGGTACGCCCGACGGTCTATGTCGCCTGCGGTATCAGTGGCGCCATTCAGCACATGGTCGGCATGCAGGATTCGGATGTGATTATCGCCATTAACCGCGATCCCGAAGCGCCGATCTTCCAGATCGCCCATTACGGCATCGTCGGGGATATATTCCAAATCGTCCCGGCGATCACTGCCCGCATCCGCGAACTGCGCCAGTCCGCGCGCCGCCAGAGTGCCTGA
- a CDS encoding electron transfer flavoprotein subunit beta/FixA family protein yields the protein MLVISCVKQVPDTTQVQIDPVTNTLVREGIPFIMNPYDTHALEESLRLKDRYGVRAVTLSMGPPNAEATLRKACAVGVDEAILLSDRVFGGADTLATSRVLAAAISRLAEAEEVALVICGKQTIDGDTAQVGPGIASRLGYSQLTLVDRIEQLDLANKTVRVRRKLEGRHEIVEAPLPAVLTVVRELNRPRYPTVPMRLAAREMEIKLWSNEVLGLDVNGIGLKGSPTWVSRIFSPEREKGEIIGDGTADPVGTARLLVDKLLDKDLLAL from the coding sequence ATGCTCGTCATTTCCTGCGTCAAACAGGTGCCGGACACGACCCAGGTCCAGATCGATCCGGTCACCAATACCCTGGTCCGGGAGGGAATCCCGTTCATCATGAACCCCTACGACACCCATGCCCTGGAGGAGAGCCTGCGCCTCAAGGATCGCTACGGGGTCCGGGCGGTGACTCTGTCGATGGGGCCGCCCAACGCCGAGGCGACCCTGCGCAAGGCCTGCGCAGTTGGCGTCGATGAAGCGATCCTCCTCTCCGATAGGGTCTTTGGCGGTGCCGACACCCTGGCGACGAGCAGGGTGCTGGCGGCGGCGATCTCCCGCCTGGCGGAAGCCGAGGAGGTTGCCCTCGTCATCTGCGGCAAACAGACCATCGACGGCGACACCGCCCAGGTTGGCCCCGGCATCGCCAGTCGACTCGGCTACAGCCAACTGACCCTGGTCGATCGTATCGAACAGCTCGACCTCGCCAACAAGACGGTCCGGGTGCGGCGCAAGCTCGAGGGGCGGCACGAGATCGTCGAGGCGCCGCTGCCGGCGGTATTGACCGTGGTGCGGGAGCTCAACCGGCCCCGCTATCCGACCGTGCCGATGCGCCTGGCCGCCAGGGAGATGGAAATCAAGCTCTGGAGCAACGAGGTGTTGGGCCTCGATGTCAATGGGATCGGGCTCAAGGGGTCACCGACCTGGGTCAGCCGGATCTTCTCCCCCGAGCGGGAGAAGGGGGAAATTATCGGCGATGGAACCGCTGACCCGGTCGGGACGGCGCGCCTGCTGGTGGACAAGCTGCTGGACAAGGATTTGCTGGCGCTCTGA
- a CDS encoding flavodoxin family protein, producing MQLVAIVGSPHGPRGNTARLLQEVLAGASAAGAKAETIYLSELTIGPCNGCDACHKIGHCLQQDDFTRVRDRIAAADGLILASPNYLFNVSAQLKAFLDRCCGVIHLLDFKGKYGAAVVTSGGGGDEPVTSYLQRFLTITGIHPVGAVHATMGALPDGQFTAGLKHEARLLGERLVTAWQTQARDPRVEQEIRAFSQRMRELVFAMKEEWPYEYQSWQSRASD from the coding sequence ATGCAACTGGTCGCCATCGTTGGAAGTCCGCACGGACCACGGGGCAATACCGCCCGACTGCTGCAGGAAGTCCTTGCCGGAGCCAGCGCCGCCGGCGCCAAAGCCGAAACCATCTATCTCTCGGAGCTCACGATCGGGCCATGCAATGGCTGCGATGCCTGCCACAAGATCGGCCACTGCCTTCAACAGGACGATTTCACCAGGGTGCGGGACCGGATCGCAGCCGCCGATGGCCTGATCCTGGCAAGCCCCAACTACCTGTTCAACGTCAGCGCCCAGCTCAAGGCTTTTCTCGATCGCTGCTGCGGGGTCATCCATCTGCTCGACTTCAAGGGGAAATACGGGGCCGCGGTCGTTACCTCCGGGGGGGGCGGCGATGAACCGGTCACCAGCTACCTGCAACGTTTTTTAACCATCACCGGAATTCATCCCGTCGGCGCCGTCCATGCCACCATGGGTGCCCTTCCCGACGGTCAATTTACTGCCGGCCTCAAGCACGAAGCGAGACTCCTCGGCGAGCGATTGGTGACCGCCTGGCAGACCCAGGCCCGGGACCCCCGGGTTGAGCAGGAAATTCGCGCCTTCAGCCAGCGGATGCGCGAACTGGTCTTCGCCATGAAGGAGGAGTGGCCCTACGAGTACCAGTCCTGGCAGTCAAGGGCCAGCGACTGA
- a CDS encoding phospholipase D-like domain-containing protein, with protein sequence MNPAKFTYPRRSGNQFRLLVDGDAFFPAMLEAIDRARLSVLAEFYLFESGELSERFIAALTAAAARGIPVYLLLDDFGSRLLLRHHRQQLLEAGVQLAFYNPLRRNRWRRNLQRNHRKLLLVDGELAFTGGAGITDLFSPALHPTDYWHELMLEIRGPLGGDWFVLFGTTWERTTGVPLTIPATAGMPLPGGSSGRVAAHGRFFQQSDIIRSLLKRVRRAKGRVWLATAYFLPSWKLRRALKRSARAGIDVRLLLPGPRTDHPSVRHLGRRHYESLLRAGVRIFEFQPRFLHAKVQLCDNWASIGSSNLDRWNLRWNLEANQELEDPELIGELVRLFTADFALCREIDLQSWLERPWWRRRLEQVWATVEALVRRISEPRPPGPPH encoded by the coding sequence ATGAACCCGGCCAAGTTCACCTATCCCCGCCGCAGCGGCAACCAGTTCCGCCTCCTCGTCGACGGAGACGCCTTCTTCCCCGCCATGCTCGAGGCGATTGATCGTGCCCGACTCTCGGTTCTGGCTGAATTCTATCTCTTCGAATCAGGGGAACTCAGCGAGCGTTTCATTGCCGCCCTTACCGCAGCCGCTGCCCGGGGGATCCCGGTCTACCTTTTGCTGGACGACTTCGGCAGCCGCCTGCTGCTGCGCCACCACCGGCAGCAGTTGCTGGAGGCGGGCGTTCAGCTTGCCTTCTACAATCCGCTGCGCCGCAATCGTTGGCGCCGGAACCTGCAACGCAACCATCGCAAGCTCCTCCTGGTGGACGGTGAACTCGCCTTCACCGGGGGGGCCGGGATCACTGACCTCTTCTCCCCCGCCCTGCACCCGACCGACTACTGGCATGAACTGATGCTGGAAATTCGCGGGCCGCTGGGCGGTGACTGGTTCGTCCTTTTCGGGACCACCTGGGAGCGGACGACCGGTGTACCGCTGACCATTCCAGCGACAGCCGGGATGCCGCTGCCTGGTGGCAGCAGTGGCAGAGTAGCTGCCCATGGCCGCTTCTTTCAGCAGTCTGATATCATTCGCTCCCTGCTCAAAAGGGTAAGACGGGCCAAAGGCCGGGTCTGGCTCGCCACCGCCTACTTTCTCCCCTCCTGGAAACTGCGCCGGGCGCTCAAGCGCAGCGCCCGGGCCGGGATCGATGTTCGCCTCCTCCTCCCCGGTCCCCGCACCGATCATCCGAGTGTGCGGCATCTCGGGCGCCGCCATTATGAATCCCTGCTGCGGGCCGGGGTCCGTATCTTCGAATTCCAGCCCCGCTTTCTCCACGCCAAGGTACAGCTCTGCGACAACTGGGCAAGCATTGGCTCAAGCAATCTCGACCGTTGGAACCTGCGCTGGAACCTGGAAGCGAATCAGGAGCTGGAGGATCCGGAGCTTATCGGGGAACTGGTGCGGCTCTTCACCGCCGACTTTGCCCTCTGCAGGGAGATTGACCTCCAGAGCTGGCTGGAGCGGCCCTGGTGGCGGCGCAGACTGGAACAGGTCTGGGCAACGGTGGAAGCGCTGGTCCGCCGGATCAGCGAACCGAGGCCTCCAGGCCCGCCGCACTGA
- a CDS encoding TIGR04211 family SH3 domain-containing protein: MARDLVISLIFVLLMLFTLPAAAETRYVSDQLIITLRTEPSTDAPVVTTVRTDTPLEVLAESGRFLKVRSPNGEEGYVLSQYVTDALPKSLQLEQLQAERDQLQRKLKRLEEAQGATSSELEAARRQQETLVTDLQAKLTATEQELATTRNQLTAVSARFEALQQDARDVVAIAAQREELQGERDRLNAELDQLREENNTLLRTGMIQWFLAGGGVFFLGWVVGKISRKKRRGF; this comes from the coding sequence ATGGCACGCGACCTGGTTATCTCCCTCATTTTCGTCCTGCTGATGCTGTTCACCCTTCCGGCAGCGGCGGAGACGCGCTATGTCAGCGACCAGCTGATAATCACCCTGCGCACCGAACCGAGTACCGACGCTCCCGTCGTCACCACCGTGCGGACCGACACCCCCCTTGAGGTTCTCGCGGAAAGCGGGCGGTTTCTCAAGGTGCGCAGCCCCAACGGCGAAGAGGGTTACGTTCTCAGCCAGTACGTGACCGATGCCCTTCCCAAAAGCCTGCAGCTCGAACAGCTGCAGGCCGAGCGGGACCAGTTGCAACGCAAGTTGAAACGCCTCGAAGAAGCTCAGGGTGCGACCAGCAGCGAGCTGGAAGCGGCCCGCCGGCAACAGGAAACCCTGGTCACCGACCTGCAGGCGAAGCTCACCGCTACCGAGCAGGAATTGGCCACCACCCGCAATCAACTCACCGCGGTCAGTGCCAGGTTCGAGGCACTGCAGCAGGATGCCCGCGATGTAGTCGCAATTGCCGCGCAACGGGAAGAACTGCAGGGGGAGCGGGACCGGCTCAATGCCGAACTCGACCAGTTGCGTGAGGAGAATAACACCCTGCTGCGGACCGGCATGATCCAGTGGTTCCTGGCCGGAGGGGGAGTCTTTTTCCTCGGCTGGGTCGTCGGCAAGATTTCCCGCAAAAAACGCCGCGGGTTCTGA
- a CDS encoding alpha/beta fold hydrolase translates to MLYKKTNAELHYEDFGKGPAVVVLHDQTSNQELRQTHFEALAGSGCRVIIINPDGLGQGGATLPAAEGTALVLSLLNTLGIGRAVFIGIGRGGYTTLDLLENFSRRVAAASFVVSAELAADLRRRTCSKEALKALRRGRCDALKQVFLRRQIVAAPTSRLPRLQAWIHHLIEMRSASPNGHNKDCAALLAALRLPPLLIEEERNPTAMHPLSTGVRRSRPWRALSAPLQGLLQALLPADALFDDEEDPALDQS, encoded by the coding sequence ATGCTTTATAAAAAAACCAACGCGGAACTTCATTACGAGGACTTCGGCAAGGGTCCGGCAGTCGTCGTGCTCCACGATCAGACTTCCAACCAGGAACTGCGCCAAACCCACTTCGAGGCCCTGGCCGGGAGCGGCTGTCGGGTCATCATCATCAACCCCGACGGCCTCGGTCAGGGGGGGGCGACCCTGCCCGCTGCCGAAGGGACCGCCTTGGTGCTCTCCCTGCTCAATACGCTTGGCATCGGTCGTGCTGTTTTTATCGGCATCGGCCGCGGTGGATATACCACCCTGGACCTGCTCGAAAACTTTTCGCGGCGCGTTGCCGCGGCCAGCTTCGTCGTCTCGGCGGAACTTGCCGCCGACCTGCGCCGCAGAACCTGCAGCAAGGAGGCCTTGAAGGCCCTGCGCCGCGGCCGCTGCGACGCATTGAAACAGGTTTTTCTGCGTCGCCAGATCGTGGCGGCTCCCACTTCCAGGCTGCCACGGCTGCAAGCCTGGATTCACCACCTGATTGAAATGAGAAGCGCATCCCCGAACGGTCACAACAAAGACTGTGCCGCACTGCTCGCCGCCCTCCGGCTCCCCCCGCTGCTAATCGAAGAAGAGCGCAACCCGACGGCGATGCACCCTCTTTCAACAGGGGTCCGCCGCTCCCGACCATGGCGGGCCCTGAGTGCCCCACTGCAGGGATTGCTGCAGGCCCTCCTCCCCGCCGACGCCCTGTTCGACGACGAGGAAGACCCGGCTTTGGACCAGAGCTGA
- a CDS encoding pyridoxal phosphate-dependent aminotransferase has translation MRNNIVHIGAGELTYEIRAIVDIADKLKALGIKTNMENIGDPVAKGEKIPAWMKKIVADLAMKDCSYGYCPTRGVLETRQFLANLVNTRGKTQITPDDILFFNGLGDAIQKVYGFLRREARVIGPSPTYSTHSSGEAAHAGQKPVSYRLDPDNNWFPDLDDLRLSIKYNPAISGILIINPDNPTGAVYPERILREMIAIAKEFDLFIIADEIYHNIVYNGQSTKPISDLIEDVPAIAMKGISKEAPWPGARCGWIEVYNADKDPVFKQYTQSILNSKMVEVCSTTLPQKAIPALLSHPEYPKYLEERKARYERCSNVAYDLLKNVPGIKVNRTNGAFYMSVAFKEGALTQKQSLPIEIKEVRDLVEGLVAQPGCSLDKRFVYYLLAATGICVVPLSSFCTLEQGFRVTLLERDEKEFAKIFATLAASIKAYLQS, from the coding sequence ATGCGCAACAACATCGTACACATCGGCGCCGGCGAACTAACCTACGAGATCAGGGCGATTGTCGATATCGCTGACAAGCTCAAGGCCCTCGGCATAAAGACCAACATGGAGAACATCGGCGACCCGGTCGCCAAGGGGGAGAAGATCCCGGCCTGGATGAAGAAGATCGTCGCCGACCTGGCGATGAAGGACTGCTCCTACGGCTACTGCCCAACCCGGGGGGTGCTGGAGACCAGGCAGTTCCTCGCAAACCTTGTCAATACCCGGGGGAAAACCCAGATCACCCCTGACGACATCCTCTTTTTCAACGGCCTCGGCGATGCCATCCAGAAGGTCTACGGCTTTCTGCGCCGCGAGGCTCGGGTCATCGGTCCTTCGCCAACCTACTCGACCCACTCCTCCGGGGAAGCCGCCCATGCTGGCCAAAAGCCGGTCTCTTACCGGCTTGACCCCGACAACAACTGGTTTCCGGACCTCGATGACCTGCGCCTCTCGATCAAGTACAACCCGGCGATTTCCGGCATCCTGATCATCAACCCTGACAATCCGACCGGCGCGGTCTACCCGGAACGGATTCTGCGGGAGATGATCGCCATCGCCAAAGAATTCGATCTCTTCATCATTGCCGACGAGATCTACCACAATATCGTTTATAACGGCCAGTCAACCAAGCCGATTTCCGACCTGATCGAGGACGTGCCGGCCATTGCCATGAAGGGGATCAGCAAGGAAGCCCCGTGGCCGGGTGCCCGCTGCGGCTGGATCGAGGTCTACAATGCTGACAAGGACCCGGTCTTCAAGCAGTACACCCAGAGCATTCTCAACTCGAAGATGGTCGAAGTCTGCTCGACTACCCTGCCGCAGAAAGCGATCCCCGCCCTGCTCAGTCACCCCGAGTACCCGAAGTACCTCGAAGAGCGCAAGGCCCGCTACGAGCGCTGCTCCAACGTCGCCTACGACCTGCTGAAAAACGTCCCCGGCATCAAGGTCAACCGCACCAACGGCGCCTTCTACATGTCGGTCGCCTTCAAGGAGGGCGCCCTCACCCAGAAGCAGTCCCTCCCCATCGAGATCAAGGAGGTGAGGGACCTGGTCGAAGGACTGGTCGCCCAGCCCGGCTGCTCCCTGGACAAGCGCTTCGTTTATTACCTGCTCGCCGCGACCGGCATCTGCGTTGTCCCGCTCTCTTCATTCTGCACCCTGGAGCAGGGGTTCCGCGTAACCCTGCTGGAACGCGACGAGAAGGAGTTCGCCAAGATCTTTGCGACCCTGGCCGCAAGCATCAAGGCCTACCTGCAGTCCTGA
- a CDS encoding glutamate--cysteine ligase, whose translation MSTLAKANLDTPVASVADLVAFLARGARPPHDWGIGTEVEKLVLDRETGEAADYSRVELLLGTLEAEGGWRPIRENGHLIALFGPHSSITLEPGGQLELSGRLCEDLHCSYGDFANHLAAVVDKARALGLCFFGLGVQPFTPTAQIPWVPKARYAIMAPYMARTGDMGQRMMKQTAGIQVNLDYQDEADCITKLRIGLAVAPLFYALFANSPLLDGRPSGVLSTRGEIWSRTDPDRTGLLPAIFTEGAGYHTYVEYALDVPMYFIQRQERFLDLTRERFTFRRFLAEGFGPHRATLADWDLHLSTLFPEARLRPQIELRSADTLPARLTLAVSALAKGLFYDRSAREEIWSIFSALDAAGRDQLTRDAWRRGLKAEHQGRSLQQIAIEALAIARRSLQRQAAAARHGQDEAHFLDGIEEIAASGVTLAERLLADWRGSREEKLQALCRHCGFGCSGEPVM comes from the coding sequence ATGAGTACCCTGGCCAAAGCCAACCTCGACACGCCGGTTGCCTCCGTTGCCGATCTCGTCGCTTTTCTCGCACGGGGAGCGCGACCTCCCCACGACTGGGGAATCGGTACCGAGGTCGAAAAACTGGTCCTCGATCGCGAGACCGGAGAAGCCGCCGACTACAGCCGGGTCGAACTGTTGCTGGGGACACTGGAAGCCGAGGGGGGCTGGCGACCGATCCGCGAAAACGGCCATCTCATCGCCCTTTTCGGGCCTCATTCGTCGATCACCCTGGAACCGGGTGGCCAGCTGGAGCTTTCCGGCCGACTCTGTGAAGATCTCCATTGCAGCTACGGTGATTTTGCCAACCACCTTGCCGCCGTCGTCGACAAGGCCCGGGCCCTCGGGCTCTGCTTTTTTGGCCTTGGCGTGCAGCCCTTTACTCCCACCGCACAGATCCCCTGGGTTCCCAAGGCCCGCTACGCCATCATGGCCCCCTACATGGCCCGGACTGGCGACATGGGGCAGCGGATGATGAAGCAGACCGCCGGGATCCAGGTTAACCTCGACTACCAGGACGAAGCCGATTGCATCACCAAGTTACGGATTGGCCTCGCCGTAGCGCCCCTCTTCTATGCCCTCTTCGCCAATTCGCCCCTGCTCGATGGTCGGCCGAGCGGGGTGCTCTCCACCCGCGGCGAAATCTGGTCGCGCACCGATCCCGACCGGACCGGGCTGCTACCGGCGATCTTTACCGAGGGGGCCGGTTACCACACCTATGTCGAGTACGCCCTCGACGTTCCGATGTATTTCATCCAGCGTCAGGAGCGCTTTCTCGACCTGACCAGGGAACGGTTTACCTTTCGCCGCTTCCTCGCCGAGGGCTTCGGTCCGCACCGGGCAACCCTCGCCGACTGGGACCTGCACCTGTCAACTCTTTTCCCCGAGGCGCGGCTGCGTCCCCAGATCGAACTGCGCTCTGCCGATACCTTGCCGGCACGCCTGACCCTCGCTGTTTCCGCCCTCGCCAAGGGGCTCTTCTACGACCGTTCGGCACGGGAGGAGATCTGGTCCATCTTTTCGGCCCTTGACGCTGCCGGCCGCGACCAGCTGACTCGCGATGCCTGGCGGCGCGGGCTCAAGGCCGAGCACCAGGGCCGCAGCCTGCAGCAGATTGCCATCGAGGCACTGGCCATTGCCCGCCGCTCCCTGCAGCGGCAGGCGGCCGCCGCCCGGCACGGGCAGGATGAGGCGCACTTTCTCGATGGCATCGAGGAGATCGCCGCCAGCGGCGTGACTCTTGCCGAGCGTCTTCTTGCGGACTGGCGCGGCTCCCGCGAGGAGAAGCTTCAGGCGCTTTGCCGGCACTGTGGTTTCGGCTGTTCCGGAGAACCGGTCATGTAA